One Arthrobacter sp. StoSoilB19 DNA window includes the following coding sequences:
- a CDS encoding type II toxin-antitoxin system death-on-curing family toxin gives MTAYLDIEDALQVVDRYGFHIRDVGLLASALARPATTVMGAEAYPELAVKAAALLELVARFHPLVDGNKRTAWTLMVLLLWINGYRHDFTTDEGFDLVVGVAAGTVDLLDSAAEISRHLVSR, from the coding sequence GTGACAGCGTATCTGGACATTGAGGATGCACTTCAGGTAGTTGATCGGTATGGCTTCCATATCCGTGATGTCGGGTTGTTGGCCTCGGCATTGGCCAGGCCGGCGACGACTGTCATGGGCGCGGAAGCCTATCCGGAACTCGCGGTGAAGGCCGCTGCCTTGTTGGAGTTGGTAGCCCGGTTCCATCCGCTCGTTGATGGCAACAAGCGGACGGCGTGGACGCTCATGGTGCTGCTGCTGTGGATCAACGGTTATCGGCATGACTTCACCACGGATGAAGGCTTCGACCTCGTCGTCGGAGTCGCCGCGGGCACTGTCGACTTGCTGGACTCTGCCGCCGAGATTTCCAGGCATCTGGTGTCCCGGTAG
- a CDS encoding ribbon-helix-helix protein, CopG family gives MAMNLRVPEDLDRRLEKLAAEEHTSKSALLLQGAELVLQRHARRREISAGLDFVTSHDADLLKRLEDA, from the coding sequence ATGGCTATGAATCTCCGCGTCCCCGAAGACCTCGATCGGCGGCTGGAGAAGTTGGCTGCCGAGGAACACACCTCCAAGTCGGCGCTTCTGTTGCAGGGTGCAGAGTTGGTTCTGCAGCGCCACGCGCGCCGACGTGAAATCAGCGCAGGTCTTGATTTTGTCACGAGTCATGACGCTGATCTGCTGAAGCGCCTTGAGGACGCGTGA